In one window of Spiroplasma corruscae DNA:
- a CDS encoding alpha/beta hydrolase, with protein sequence MSNNMKRYKYNILRVLLTILLLPYILIKSNKYFKSFKDFCYTYPKFGRYEGNNEYYKQIPTDTNTLEYHYWDLKKMNIKINSFQKNELVEFSLETKKGTISCLKAQVNNSNKWAIGLHGWTEDKYLALRLVRHYYENGYNILTFDAYAHGKSYGKFTDIGYSSIEMIDEIINFISKENEVKSIGLIGNSMGASTSVFYSQTGKYKNKINWVISDCGFSNIKLQYRYYIQNNLFKKPWWLISLGFIKKFSKITKTNQNKYNLLKLMKLNSTTPILFVHGKGDSFISYEMSLDLYNYKIKKETSILSDLWTPDGSKHVYLISDYHKEYLERTLVFSKSNN encoded by the coding sequence ATGTCTAATAATATGAAAAGGTATAAATACAACATACTAAGAGTATTACTTACAATATTGTTATTACCCTACATTTTAATAAAATCAAATAAGTATTTTAAGTCTTTTAAGGATTTTTGTTATACATACCCTAAGTTTGGAAGGTATGAAGGTAATAATGAATACTATAAACAAATTCCAACTGATACAAATACATTAGAATACCATTATTGAGATTTAAAAAAAATGAATATAAAAATTAACTCTTTTCAAAAAAATGAATTAGTTGAATTTAGTTTAGAAACAAAAAAAGGAACTATAAGTTGTTTAAAAGCACAAGTTAATAATTCAAATAAATGAGCAATTGGTTTACATGGATGGACTGAAGATAAATATTTAGCACTTAGACTTGTGCGTCATTATTATGAAAATGGATATAATATTTTAACTTTTGATGCTTACGCGCATGGAAAAAGTTATGGTAAATTTACTGATATAGGTTACTCTTCAATCGAAATGATTGATGAGATAATAAACTTTATTTCTAAAGAAAATGAAGTTAAATCAATTGGGTTAATTGGAAATAGTATGGGTGCTTCAACATCAGTTTTTTACTCACAAACTGGTAAGTATAAAAATAAAATTAATTGAGTGATATCAGACTGTGGATTTAGTAATATTAAATTACAATATAGATACTACATACAAAATAACCTATTCAAAAAACCTTGATGATTAATTAGCCTTGGATTTATAAAAAAATTTAGTAAAATAACAAAAACAAATCAAAATAAATATAACTTATTAAAACTTATGAAATTAAATTCTACAACACCTATTTTATTTGTTCACGGTAAAGGAGATAGTTTTATAAGTTATGAAATGAGTTTGGATTTATATAATTATAAAATAAAAAAAGAAACATCAATACTTAGTGATTTATGAACACCAGATGGGTCTAAGCATGTTTATTTGATAAGTGACTACCATAAAGAGTATTTAGAAAGAACTTTAGTGTTTTCTAAATCAAATAATTAA
- the glyA gene encoding serine hydroxymethyltransferase: protein MNLDKKLIDSLNGELKRQQNHIELIASENYVSEAVLIANGSIFTNKYCEGYPGKRYYGGCNFIDEVEQLGIETAKEIFEAEHVNIQPHSGSQANAAAYKAFLKPGDKVLAMGLKAGGHLSHGFSLNSSGEIYNFEFYGVSDKDYYIDYNEIKEKALSFMPKMIIAGASAYSREIDFKKFREIADQVGAYLMVDMAHIAGLVAAKEHQNPCLVADVVTTTTHKTLRGARGGMILCKKEYAKKVDSAVFPGIQGGPLENLIAGKTQALLEAKDISFKEYAKQVIKNAKTLAKVLIDNNFFVLTNGTDNHLINFDVKSTFNLTGKQAESILESIGIICNKELLPFDQESSVNTSGLRVGTAAMTTRGFKEEEFIKVGNIIVKALKKSVDIEILKKEVNELCLKFPIYENIRY, encoded by the coding sequence ATGAATCTAGATAAAAAACTAATTGACTCACTTAATGGGGAATTAAAGAGACAACAAAATCATATTGAATTAATAGCAAGTGAAAACTATGTATCAGAAGCAGTGTTGATCGCAAATGGTTCAATATTTACAAATAAATATTGTGAAGGTTACCCTGGCAAAAGATATTATGGAGGATGCAACTTTATTGATGAAGTCGAACAACTTGGTATTGAAACAGCTAAAGAGATATTTGAAGCAGAACATGTTAATATTCAACCACATTCTGGAAGTCAAGCAAATGCAGCAGCATATAAAGCATTTCTAAAACCTGGTGATAAAGTATTGGCAATGGGTTTAAAAGCTGGTGGTCATTTATCTCATGGTTTTAGTTTAAACTCATCTGGTGAAATTTATAATTTTGAATTCTATGGAGTTAGTGATAAAGATTATTATATTGATTATAATGAAATAAAAGAAAAGGCATTAAGCTTTATGCCTAAAATGATAATAGCTGGTGCTAGTGCTTATTCAAGAGAAATAGATTTTAAAAAATTTAGAGAAATAGCTGACCAAGTAGGTGCATATCTAATGGTTGATATGGCACATATTGCTGGATTAGTTGCTGCCAAAGAACATCAAAACCCTTGTCTTGTAGCTGATGTTGTTACAACAACAACTCATAAAACTTTAAGAGGAGCAAGAGGAGGGATGATTCTTTGTAAAAAAGAATATGCAAAGAAAGTTGATAGTGCTGTTTTTCCTGGTATACAAGGTGGACCACTTGAAAACTTAATAGCAGGTAAAACACAAGCATTATTAGAAGCTAAAGACATTAGTTTTAAAGAATATGCTAAACAAGTAATTAAAAACGCAAAAACTCTTGCTAAAGTATTAATAGATAATAACTTCTTTGTACTAACAAATGGTACTGATAATCATTTAATTAACTTCGATGTTAAATCTACTTTTAACTTGACAGGTAAACAAGCTGAATCAATACTAGAATCAATTGGTATAATTTGTAATAAAGAATTATTACCATTTGATCAAGAATCATCTGTTAATACATCTGGTCTAAGAGTAGGTACCGCTGCAATGACAACAAGAGGTTTTAAAGAAGAAGAATTTATAAAGGTTGGAAATATAATAGTAAAAGCATTAAAAAAGAGTGTGGATATCGAAATATTAAAGAAGGAAGTAAATGAACTTTGCTTAAAGTTCCCAATATATGAGAATATAAGATACTAA
- a CDS encoding alpha,alpha-phosphotrehalase, whose translation MKNEFIYQIFPQTFCEVGSKRGIGNIKGIISKLDYLKALGITRIWISPLTKSPFKDSGYDVSDYYNINNMFGNMDDFEQLIIESKKRELSIIIDIVFNHTSNQHNWFKKALLGDKKYLNYYIFKDPVNGKEPTNWKSKMGGSVWEYVPKLNKYYLHLFEKSQPDLNWKNEVLRKELINILKFWRDKGVDGFRLDVCNLYSKPKDYKDDEIGDGRRFYTDGEELENYLKYLNYEVFCRDKNIFTVGEVSSTTKEKSFNYAKNNNNELDCIFTFLHLKVDYFNNYKWTYMKPDLLQFWNMQKEWQLYFQENDSNLALFMNNHDQPRAISRFGNDKSYHYESATSIFGFISLMRGIPFIYQGEEIGMTNMHFDNLDDFKDVETIGNAEELKNTINNNDLLNILRSKSRDNARSVMQWSSDKYAGFTEADNINLHINKNYININVDKQKNNTKSVLYFYKKLIDIRTKDPIFVDGKIEFFKEQNFAYKRMLDYREILVLTNWTSCKENIKLKLKLNEWKVVLNNYSSINNKVLEPYQLIVLERI comes from the coding sequence ATGAAGAATGAATTTATCTACCAAATATTTCCACAAACCTTTTGTGAAGTTGGTAGTAAAAGAGGTATTGGAAATATAAAAGGAATTATTTCAAAATTAGATTATTTAAAGGCACTTGGTATAACTAGAATATGAATCTCTCCATTGACTAAATCACCATTTAAAGATAGTGGTTATGATGTTTCTGATTATTATAATATAAATAATATGTTTGGTAATATGGATGATTTCGAACAACTAATTATTGAATCAAAAAAAAGAGAATTGAGTATTATAATTGACATCGTATTCAACCACACTTCAAATCAACATAATTGATTTAAAAAAGCACTACTAGGAGATAAGAAATATTTAAATTATTACATTTTCAAAGACCCAGTTAACGGTAAGGAACCAACTAATTGAAAAAGTAAAATGGGCGGGTCAGTTTGAGAGTATGTTCCTAAATTAAATAAATATTATCTACATTTATTTGAAAAATCACAACCAGATTTAAATTGAAAAAATGAAGTTTTAAGAAAAGAACTTATAAATATATTAAAATTTTGAAGAGACAAGGGTGTTGATGGGTTTAGATTAGATGTATGTAATTTATATAGCAAACCAAAAGATTATAAAGATGATGAAATAGGAGATGGTAGACGATTTTATACCGATGGTGAAGAATTGGAAAATTATTTAAAGTATTTAAATTATGAAGTATTTTGTAGAGATAAAAATATATTTACTGTTGGAGAAGTATCATCAACAACCAAAGAAAAGTCATTTAATTATGCTAAAAACAATAATAATGAGCTTGATTGTATATTTACATTTCTTCATTTAAAAGTGGATTACTTTAATAATTATAAATGAACATATATGAAACCTGATTTATTACAGTTTTGAAATATGCAAAAAGAATGGCAATTATATTTTCAAGAAAATGACTCAAACCTTGCATTATTTATGAATAATCATGATCAACCCAGAGCTATTTCTAGGTTCGGAAATGATAAAAGTTATCATTATGAAAGTGCAACATCTATTTTTGGATTTATCTCATTAATGAGAGGTATTCCCTTTATATATCAAGGTGAAGAAATAGGTATGACAAATATGCATTTTGATAATTTAGATGATTTTAAAGATGTAGAAACTATCGGGAATGCAGAAGAACTTAAAAATACAATTAATAATAATGATTTATTAAATATTCTAAGATCAAAATCTAGAGATAATGCAAGAAGTGTTATGCAATGATCATCTGATAAGTATGCTGGTTTTACCGAAGCTGATAATATTAACCTTCATATTAATAAAAACTATATAAATATTAATGTTGATAAACAAAAAAATAATACTAAATCAGTATTATATTTTTATAAGAAATTAATTGATATTAGAACCAAGGACCCAATATTTGTCGATGGTAAAATAGAATTCTTTAAAGAACAAAACTTCGCTTATAAAAGAATGTTAGATTATAGAGAAATATTAGTATTAACAAATTGAACTAGTTGTAAAGAAAATATAAAACTAAAATTAAAACTAAATGAATGAAAAGTGGTATTAAATAATTATTCAAGTATTAATAATAAAGTACTTGAACCATATCAGTTAATAGTTCTTGAAAGGATCTAA
- a CDS encoding PTS transporter subunit EIIC, with translation MSNKKKKDEKIDIDFKSWSNELVEYLGGKENILSVTHCLTRLRLVLKDETFVQKEKIEDLKGVKGLFRSSGQFQIIIGTQVEKFFKEFVIISGVEAVSKEENKKIANQQHGNWFLRALNFLGEVFIPIVPVLVAGGIILGFRNILEADFDGFVIVKSGKFWQGLDDFLWIPAQVCFWWLPVHICWSIFRKLDADQVLGIVVGLCLLVPPLLNVYDVSSAAGNNKEFEWIWDVMGKLENGSFDWGFMKYPWKIQYTAQVIPAFAIGITGAYINKWIKRKSPAVLSQILVPLVTILPTFTLAMFIIGPIGFIFASVISFGISWSFTNSIAKYFFGFIIGLIYAPIVLTGIHHLFNAVFVQDTIQNGGNFLFIGTCAQAIAQGSAVLGWVLINRKNPRSKDVGIPSIVSAYLGVTEPAMYGINLKYMYPFVAACIATGLGLEMAVISGVSSTNSGNGAWLGILNVQVQSKINGVITWPGTGYLWFMISMLITAGTSLGLTMLFSKFKYFKKFNIELKAAELLK, from the coding sequence ATGAGTAATAAAAAGAAAAAAGACGAGAAAATTGACATTGATTTTAAATCTTGATCTAATGAATTAGTTGAATATTTAGGTGGTAAAGAAAATATATTATCAGTTACACATTGTCTAACAAGATTAAGATTAGTTCTTAAGGATGAAACATTTGTTCAAAAAGAAAAAATTGAGGATTTAAAAGGTGTAAAGGGTTTATTTAGATCCTCTGGGCAATTTCAAATTATTATAGGAACACAAGTTGAAAAATTCTTTAAAGAATTTGTAATAATATCAGGTGTAGAAGCAGTTTCTAAGGAAGAAAATAAAAAAATAGCTAATCAACAACATGGAAACTGGTTTTTAAGAGCATTAAATTTTTTAGGAGAAGTTTTTATACCAATTGTACCTGTATTGGTTGCTGGTGGTATTATTTTAGGCTTTAGAAATATATTAGAAGCAGACTTTGATGGTTTTGTAATTGTAAAATCAGGGAAGTTTTGGCAAGGTTTAGATGATTTTTTATGAATACCAGCACAAGTGTGTTTTTGATGATTACCAGTGCATATATGTTGAAGTATCTTTAGAAAATTAGATGCAGATCAAGTTTTAGGAATTGTTGTTGGTCTATGTTTATTAGTCCCTCCATTATTAAATGTTTATGATGTTTCAAGTGCGGCTGGAAATAATAAAGAATTTGAATGAATTTGAGATGTAATGGGTAAATTAGAGAATGGTTCTTTTGATTGAGGATTTATGAAATATCCATGAAAGATTCAATATACTGCACAAGTAATACCAGCATTTGCTATTGGAATTACCGGAGCTTATATTAATAAATGAATTAAAAGAAAATCACCAGCAGTATTAAGCCAAATACTTGTCCCACTAGTAACAATACTTCCAACATTCACATTAGCAATGTTTATAATTGGTCCAATTGGATTCATATTTGCTTCTGTTATTAGTTTTGGAATCTCTTGATCATTTACTAATTCAATTGCAAAATACTTTTTTGGATTTATAATTGGATTAATATATGCACCAATTGTATTAACTGGTATACATCACTTATTTAATGCAGTTTTTGTACAAGATACAATTCAAAATGGTGGTAATTTCTTATTTATAGGAACTTGTGCGCAAGCTATTGCCCAAGGTAGTGCTGTGCTTGGTTGGGTATTAATTAATAGAAAAAATCCTAGATCTAAAGATGTAGGTATTCCATCAATTGTATCTGCTTACTTAGGTGTAACAGAGCCGGCAATGTATGGAATTAATTTAAAATACATGTATCCATTTGTTGCAGCTTGTATAGCAACAGGTTTAGGTTTAGAAATGGCTGTTATTTCAGGGGTTAGTTCAACTAATTCAGGTAATGGTGCTTGATTAGGAATCTTAAATGTACAAGTTCAGTCAAAAATAAATGGTGTAATTACATGACCTGGAACTGGTTATTTATGATTTATGATATCAATGTTAATAACAGCAGGTACTTCACTCGGTCTTACAATGTTATTCTCTAAATTTAAATACTTTAAAAAATTTAACATTGAACTAAAAGCAGCAGAATTATTAAAATAG
- a CDS encoding LacI family DNA-binding transcriptional regulator, whose amino-acid sequence MSKEKITYHSIAKKAGVGVGTVSRYFNNYNISNEAKQKIKQVLDEVEYVPNYAASTLKKPIKDVYLIVPFNSEEKANMEIVNGVKNALVREKINFFVFISSEFSEIYKEDLKILQFRNSFGLILLLPKFTTKELYEQIEKIKTTKVIVYNRKLNNVDFEGINDEEMFKELATLIDNKYNNKNIAFIGLDDEDLTSGLIRTKSFINNVYNNNVFKHQLKANNHESVYEIIEDIINKDKPDIFVCATHTIALSVHNYLLENNIRNKYIVTDITRLGKTQNIKNFDISIIIDYASLGYRIGNKLLGKDSNLEKLYKIV is encoded by the coding sequence ATGAGCAAAGAAAAAATTACATATCATAGTATTGCAAAAAAAGCTGGTGTTGGTGTTGGAACAGTTTCAAGATACTTTAATAACTACAATATTTCTAATGAAGCAAAACAAAAAATTAAACAAGTTCTTGATGAAGTTGAATATGTACCAAATTATGCTGCTTCAACGTTGAAAAAACCGATCAAGGACGTATATTTAATTGTGCCATTTAATAGTGAAGAAAAAGCTAATATGGAAATTGTTAATGGAGTAAAGAACGCTTTAGTAAGAGAAAAAATAAATTTTTTTGTCTTTATCTCATCTGAATTTAGTGAAATTTACAAGGAAGATTTAAAAATCTTACAATTTAGAAACTCTTTTGGTTTAATACTTTTATTGCCTAAATTTACTACTAAAGAATTATATGAACAAATTGAAAAAATTAAAACAACTAAAGTAATTGTTTATAATAGAAAATTAAATAATGTTGATTTTGAAGGTATTAATGACGAAGAAATGTTTAAAGAGTTAGCTACATTAATTGATAATAAATATAATAATAAAAATATTGCTTTTATTGGATTGGATGACGAGGATTTAACAAGTGGTTTAATTAGAACAAAGTCATTTATAAATAATGTATATAATAATAATGTTTTTAAACATCAGTTAAAAGCCAACAATCATGAAAGTGTTTATGAAATAATAGAAGATATTATTAACAAAGATAAACCTGATATATTTGTTTGTGCAACACATACTATTGCATTATCGGTACATAATTATTTATTAGAAAATAATATAAGAAATAAATATATAGTAACAGATATAACTAGATTAGGTAAAACTCAGAATATTAAAAACTTTGACATTTCAATAATTATTGATTATGCCTCTCTCGGTTATAGAATTGGAAATAAATTATTAGGAAAAGATAGTAATTTGGAAAAATTATACAAAATAGTATAA
- a CDS encoding PTS lactose/cellobiose transporter subunit IIA produces the protein MNKIDWEKISMTIISNVGEAKSNAILAIDEAENDNFKDAEILLKKSEELMILAEQEHMEVIVQEAQGIKHPFKLLFVHAEDQMLNTQTIIIMAKKLINIYKKISK, from the coding sequence ATGAATAAAATTGATTGAGAAAAGATTAGTATGACTATTATATCTAATGTTGGAGAGGCCAAATCAAATGCTATTCTTGCTATTGATGAAGCTGAAAATGATAACTTTAAAGATGCTGAAATTTTACTTAAAAAATCTGAAGAGTTAATGATATTAGCAGAACAAGAACATATGGAAGTTATTGTTCAAGAAGCACAAGGAATTAAACACCCTTTTAAATTGTTGTTCGTACATGCAGAGGATCAAATGCTTAATACTCAAACAATAATTATAATGGCAAAGAAATTAATTAATATATACAAAAAAATATCAAAATAA
- a CDS encoding N(4)-(beta-N-acetylglucosaminyl)-L-asparaginase — translation MKYAFIGTWRMAYESIRDNISLLKKGDPKGDALVRAISYIEDFPYFKSVGYGGLPNENCEVELDAGFMNGNTYQVGAIAGVKNVKNPIKLARELSYSKFNSFLVGNGAEEYARDNGFEMKDMLSGRAIQHYDLKLKKMKENPNLSPYDGHDTVGMVSLDVDNNMFVGTSTSGLFMKKRGRVGDSPIAGSGFYCVSNIGGATATGLGEDIFKGCLSFQVVEKMRSGVSVKDAPQLVIKEFNDTLNKYNGSCGAISIVALDKDGNWGVGTNCEFSFAVGNHSQEVKIYLANPSDDLSKIDITIPSKEWLENYDKKRREKIE, via the coding sequence ATGAAATATGCATTTATAGGAACTTGAAGAATGGCATATGAATCCATTAGAGATAATATTAGTTTATTAAAAAAAGGTGATCCAAAAGGTGATGCTCTTGTTAGAGCAATTTCTTATATTGAAGATTTTCCATATTTTAAATCTGTGGGATATGGTGGACTTCCGAATGAAAATTGTGAAGTTGAACTAGACGCTGGTTTTATGAATGGAAATACTTATCAAGTTGGGGCAATTGCTGGTGTAAAAAACGTTAAAAACCCAATTAAATTAGCTAGAGAATTGTCTTACTCAAAATTTAATTCATTTCTAGTCGGAAATGGTGCAGAAGAATATGCAAGAGATAACGGTTTTGAAATGAAAGATATGTTAAGTGGTAGAGCAATTCAGCATTATGATTTAAAACTGAAAAAAATGAAGGAAAATCCAAATCTTTCTCCGTATGATGGTCATGATACTGTTGGAATGGTTTCACTAGATGTTGATAATAATATGTTTGTAGGAACTTCAACTAGTGGATTATTTATGAAGAAAAGAGGTAGGGTTGGAGACTCGCCAATAGCTGGAAGTGGATTTTATTGCGTTTCAAATATTGGTGGAGCAACTGCTACTGGTCTTGGTGAAGACATATTTAAAGGTTGTTTATCATTTCAAGTAGTTGAAAAAATGAGAAGTGGTGTTAGTGTTAAAGATGCTCCGCAATTAGTTATCAAGGAGTTTAATGATACATTAAATAAATATAATGGAAGTTGTGGTGCAATATCAATAGTTGCACTTGATAAAGATGGTAATTGAGGTGTAGGAACTAATTGTGAATTTTCTTTTGCTGTTGGTAATCATAGTCAAGAAGTAAAAATTTATTTAGCTAACCCTTCAGATGACTTAAGTAAAATAGATATTACCATCCCTTCTAAGGAATGGTTAGAAAATTATGATAAAAAAAGAAGGGAAAAAATTGAATAA
- a CDS encoding PTS sugar transporter subunit IIC, translated as MGKNRKIKPEGKGAKYWFDEKLMPAMTKFASQKHLTAIRDAFGILTPIIIGGSIAFLLGILIFGAGGNTQTSLLGLLAKATGNVTIEYASGTNAESWVLNGSWNVVSEIGEKIFQTIFDYSMGTFSIMIASMLGYIYAEKRGLKDPMFVAIFNLVLFLITAATFTSSGKYFNYFFDSKGMLAAIIQTFLVIELYKFFANNKKLLIRMPKSVPPMVATGFSLLVPVAMVLIIVSGINTAAWSIGKYTNWDITSSSGSVILAGGEYGLVGLFYKAVSAPITAIISGNNVGLGFGMLYQFLVGFFWFFGLNGSSVVNGAFLPFLLQMFVQNAQAFASMGYDAADAAGELGVVNIQFLESYSQTTGWGHTGALLIAIAIFGRVREQKDVAKLAGVPAIFSINEPVTFGIPIMLHPIYGVAAMFAMPLTTFVAWLFVGPLGWVNKSYIMVPWTLPPGVGALLSTGLDWRAMVLSWFCLVIAFVWYIPFVIIANKYHFNLNVKSYIDQGMVKKDAIQAVLNDDKVAREESLARKVAKKELRKANIAERKRISKLPTEEKVLILHELKMVKKQEKSLRKLDENIKVITKADKVLTVDLVEYGGYKIRINGKTVATALNEEKMDDMTTRIAKANNINEYKVINKGEILKVVKVED; from the coding sequence ATGGGTAAGAATCGTAAAATTAAACCGGAAGGGAAAGGTGCCAAATATTGATTTGATGAAAAACTAATGCCAGCAATGACAAAGTTTGCAAGTCAAAAACATTTAACAGCCATTCGTGATGCATTTGGAATCTTAACACCAATAATTATTGGTGGGTCCATAGCTTTTCTTTTAGGAATACTTATATTTGGGGCTGGAGGTAATACACAAACCTCTCTACTAGGATTACTTGCAAAAGCGACTGGTAATGTAACAATCGAATATGCTTCAGGTACTAATGCTGAATCTTGAGTATTAAATGGTTCTTGAAATGTAGTAAGTGAAATTGGTGAAAAGATTTTTCAAACTATATTCGATTATAGTATGGGGACTTTCTCAATTATGATTGCTTCGATGTTAGGTTATATATATGCAGAAAAAAGAGGTTTAAAAGACCCAATGTTTGTTGCTATCTTTAACTTAGTGTTATTCTTAATAACTGCGGCTACTTTTACAAGTTCTGGTAAATATTTTAACTATTTCTTCGATTCAAAAGGAATGCTTGCAGCAATAATACAAACATTCTTGGTCATTGAATTGTATAAATTCTTTGCAAACAATAAGAAGTTATTAATAAGAATGCCAAAATCAGTACCACCAATGGTTGCGACAGGTTTTTCATTATTAGTTCCAGTTGCAATGGTATTAATAATTGTATCAGGGATTAATACTGCGGCCTGATCAATTGGTAAGTATACTAATTGAGATATTACTAGCAGTTCTGGAAGTGTAATATTAGCTGGTGGAGAATATGGTTTAGTAGGTTTATTCTATAAAGCTGTTTCTGCACCAATAACAGCAATTATTTCTGGAAATAATGTAGGACTTGGTTTTGGAATGCTTTATCAATTTTTAGTAGGATTCTTTTGATTTTTTGGATTAAATGGATCTTCAGTTGTGAATGGTGCATTCTTACCATTCTTATTACAAATGTTTGTACAAAACGCACAAGCATTTGCAAGTATGGGATATGATGCAGCTGATGCAGCAGGAGAATTAGGGGTTGTAAATATTCAATTTTTAGAAAGTTATTCTCAAACAACAGGTTGAGGACACACTGGTGCCTTATTAATTGCTATTGCTATATTTGGTAGAGTGCGTGAACAAAAGGATGTTGCAAAATTGGCGGGAGTGCCAGCAATATTCTCAATAAACGAACCTGTAACTTTTGGTATACCAATTATGCTACACCCTATTTATGGAGTTGCAGCAATGTTTGCAATGCCGTTAACAACATTTGTTGCTTGGTTATTTGTAGGTCCATTGGGTTGAGTGAATAAATCATATATAATGGTTCCTTGAACACTGCCTCCAGGAGTTGGTGCTTTATTGTCAACTGGTCTTGATTGGCGAGCAATGGTGTTATCTTGGTTTTGCCTGGTCATAGCCTTTGTTTGATATATTCCATTCGTAATAATTGCAAATAAATATCATTTTAACTTAAATGTTAAATCATATATTGATCAAGGAATGGTTAAAAAAGATGCTATTCAAGCAGTATTAAATGACGATAAAGTCGCAAGAGAAGAGAGTTTAGCAAGAAAAGTTGCTAAAAAAGAACTACGAAAAGCTAATATAGCAGAAAGAAAAAGAATTAGTAAGTTACCAACAGAAGAAAAGGTATTAATATTACATGAATTAAAAATGGTTAAAAAACAAGAAAAATCATTAAGAAAACTAGATGAAAATATTAAAGTTATTACAAAGGCAGATAAAGTTTTAACTGTTGATTTAGTTGAATATGGTGGTTATAAAATTAGAATTAATGGTAAAACTGTTGCAACTGCTCTAAATGAAGAAAAAATGGATGATATGACAACTAGAATTGCAAAAGCGAATAATATAAATGAATATAAAGTAATTAATAAAGGTGAGATATTGAAAGTAGTAAAAGTTGAGGATTAA